From Methanocella sp., a single genomic window includes:
- the moaA gene encoding GTP 3',8-cyclase MoaA, with translation MQDSLVDTYGRRVTSLRMSLTNRCNLQCIYCHNEGESGSGKEIAVDEIARLARIASKYGVDRVKFSGGEPLLRRDLEDILRALPPLRDVSLTTNGTLLAPRAKKLKDAGLDRVNVSLDTMNSSRFDCITQRKGQLGHVMEGIDAALDAGLTPVKLNMVYLKGINEDEVEHMIEFVRGRPLVLQVIELMNFHGTFKYHADISALEKSLKARADDYRCREMHRRTKYYLQGAEVEIVRPIDNSEFCMNCNRLRVTSDFKLKPCLLRNDNLVNLRGLDDDELEKALRYAVGIREPFFKATPIAIPKKAEKATSDN, from the coding sequence ATGCAGGATAGCCTGGTGGACACTTACGGCAGAAGGGTAACGAGCCTCAGGATGTCATTAACGAACAGGTGCAACCTTCAATGCATCTATTGCCACAACGAGGGCGAATCCGGCTCCGGCAAGGAGATCGCCGTGGACGAGATCGCCCGCCTGGCGCGCATCGCCTCAAAGTATGGCGTCGACCGGGTGAAGTTTTCCGGCGGCGAACCGCTCTTACGCAGGGACCTCGAGGATATTTTAAGGGCCCTGCCGCCGCTGAGGGACGTCTCGCTGACCACGAACGGCACGCTTCTTGCCCCAAGGGCAAAAAAATTAAAGGATGCGGGGCTTGACCGGGTCAACGTCAGCCTCGATACGATGAACAGCAGCCGCTTTGACTGCATCACGCAGCGTAAGGGCCAGCTCGGGCATGTCATGGAAGGTATAGACGCCGCACTCGATGCGGGCCTGACGCCCGTTAAGCTAAACATGGTCTACCTGAAAGGCATCAACGAGGACGAGGTCGAGCACATGATCGAGTTCGTCCGGGGCAGGCCTCTGGTCCTGCAAGTCATCGAGCTCATGAACTTCCACGGCACCTTCAAGTATCACGCCGATATCTCGGCGCTGGAAAAGTCCCTTAAGGCGAGGGCGGACGATTACAGGTGCCGCGAGATGCACCGCCGCACCAAGTATTACCTGCAGGGCGCCGAGGTGGAGATCGTACGGCCCATTGATAATTCCGAGTTTTGCATGAACTGCAATCGTCTTCGGGTCACGTCCGATTTCAAGCTAAAGCCGTGCCTGCTGCGCAACGATAACCTGGTTAACCTGCGCGGGCTTGACGACGATGAGCTCGAAAAGGCGCTGCGGTATGCGGTCGGCATCCGGGAGCCGTTCTTCAAGGCCACGCCAATAGCGATACCAAAAAAGGCTGAAAAGGCTACCTCCGATAAT